Sequence from the Rhodanobacter sp. genome:
AGAACGGACATGGGTATCGCACGAGACGCCAAAGGTCACTACCGACTGACGGGCAAAACCACCGAGCAAGACGTGCTCGCCGCCGCCGAAGAAATCCTGAGCCGACAAATCGAGCGCCAGGGGAGCATCGGTAATCCGCGCGACAGTGAGAACTTCCTCAGAATGCGCCTGGGCCACTTGCTTCACGAAGAGTTCCACGTGATCTGGTTGGACAACCGCCACAGAGTCATCGAAACCGACAAGCTGTTCACTGGCACGATCGATGGAGCAAGCGTCCATCCACGCGAAGTCCTCCGCCGAGCGCTGGAACGAAACGCGGCTGCATGCATCTTCGCCCACAATCATCCGAGCGGAGTCCCCGAGCCCAGCGCCGCCGATCGCGCCATCACGCGAGAGCTCAAGGATGCACTCCAGCTCATCAGCGTGCGGGTGCTGGATCACATCGTCGTCGCGCAAACAAGTTGCGTGTCGATGGCAGCAAGGGGCCTCATCTGAGGCCCTGCCGCTTCAATCACTTGGCCGCCTTCCTGGCGGCCTTTTTGGCTGGAGCTTTCTTCACAGCCTTTTTCGCCGCGGGTTTCTTGGGTGCTGCTTTCGCAATCAAGAGCGACTCAGCTGAAACGCCAGGCTTTTTCAGGGCAGCTTGGAACCAAGCGGGAGACTTTCCGAAACCTGTCCAGGTCTGAGACGGGTCGGCTGGATTGCGGAACTTCGGGATGCCTGCACCAGCACGTTTGCCGCGTTTACCACCACGAGCTGAATAAATATCAGAGAGCTGGAGTCCTTCCGCTTTCAGAATTCCATCGATCTTTGCTTTGACACGTTGGATGTGATCCGTTCGTGCGGCTTCCATCTGCGCCTGAGCTTGTGCAATGAGACTCTGGAGTTCCTTGGGTGAAAGTCCTTCGAGCTTGACGGCCATTGAGTGTCCTCGGCTTGTGAGAGTTGCACCTTCAAGATTACAGCGGTTAACAGCGTAGCGTCTCCCTACGGGCCGCGTGTCTGGGGGCTGCGCCCGCGCACTTCGTTGCGCCCCTTCCGGGCCTGACCCGCTGACGCCTCCGCCATCGCACACGATGGCTGCGCGCTCCGCTTGCCCGGGGCGCATCCGGGGAAACCGGCCCGCGCGGGCCACCCGATGGACAACACCGCCGCCAAGGGCTCATGCAGACACGATGACTTGTACCAGCGGCAAAGAGGACGCCACCCCATGCCATCCGGGAAGGCTGCACCGCGTCCAGTCCGCATCTCACCTCTGGCAATCACGCACAGGCACCGCAGCACGCGGCAGGAAGCGGGCAATGCGTACTCTTGCTCACCGTCTCCGGCTGGGGCGGTTGCTTTATCGAGTCAGGTTTGCGCGCCCCGTCCCTGCGCAACCCACGAGGGGTGCTCCACGGTGTTCCGCCCTCCGTTGCTCACTGGCGTTCGCCCCTCCGGTGCTGCAGGTCCTTGATGGGCGCGCTGCCCAGGGCTCGCGCAACCGCGCTATCCCAACCGGAGACAAGATCATGAGCAAGACCAAGCCCGCCCCTAAGACTGCCGCTGATCGCTACGACGCCTACACCGTGCGCGAATACCAGAGCGCAGGTGAGACGAAGAAGGACTGGACGAAGATCGGCGCAGCGTTCCCGAACAGCGAT
This genomic interval carries:
- the radC_2 gene encoding DNA repair protein RadC codes for the protein MGIARDAKGHYRLTGKTTEQDVLAAAEEILSRQIERQGSIGNPRDSENFLRMRLGHLLHEEFHVIWLDNRHRVIETDKLFTGTIDGASVHPREVLRRALERNAAACIFAHNHPSGVPEPSAADRAITRELKDALQLISVRVLDHIVVAQTSCVSMAARGLI